A window from Triticum aestivum cultivar Chinese Spring chromosome 6D, IWGSC CS RefSeq v2.1, whole genome shotgun sequence encodes these proteins:
- the LOC123142937 gene encoding WAT1-related protein At3g30340 yields MGWIELLKPVAAMIAFDTLFAVMTVLVKKALDGGLNPVVLIALRQLVGAAFLAPIAYFKERNARPRFTKEIFAYLFMSALLGALFAQYLFFLGLSYTTATLAATVSNMTPIFTFLIAVPLRSETVDVRSKAGLAKIAGTLASVSGAILLSLYKGAALTHTASSTQEHGENGTTGNSGSKGRWLLGSALLLLNCITFSLWMLLQGKLTKKYPAVISSTAFMALISSLQAGALAVTTQRHLSVWLLRGSIQIATVLFAGVGVSGIGYVLMTWCIEKRGPVFTAGFLPLIQIIAGVLDLLVLHEQLYVGSVVGAALVIGGLYLLLWGKSKEASSAAILSEKGLEEDKETQENL; encoded by the exons ATGGGGTGGATTGAGCTGCTGAAGCCGGTGGCGGCCATGATTGCCTTCGACACGCTCTTTGCGGTGATGACAGTGCTTGTGAAGAAGGCGCTCGATGGCGGCCTCAACCCCGTCGTTCTTATCGCTCTTCGGCAGCTTGTCGGTGCAGCTTTCCTGGCGCCGATTGCCTACTTCAAAGAAAG GAATGCAAGACCAAGATTCACAAAGGAGATCTTTGCCTACTTGTTCATGAGTGCGCTACTTGG GGCACTATTCGCTCAGTATCTGTTCTTCTTGGGCTTGAGCTACACCACTGCAACACTGGCTGCAACTGTCTCCAATATGACCCCAATCTTCACCTTCCTGATCGCCGTCCCTCTTCG GTCGGAGACAGTAGATGTGAGGAGCAAGGCGGGTCTGGCGAAGATTGCAGGAACACTAGCGTCTGTCAGTGGTGCGATACTGCTGAGCCTGTACAAGGGTGCTGCCCTGACTCACACAGCATCTTCGACCCAAGAACACGGTGAAAATGGCACAACGGGCAACAGTGGCAGCAAGGGAAGATGGTTGCTGGGCTCGGCGTTGCTGCTGCTGAACTGCATCACGTTCTCATTATGGATGCTGCTGCAAGGGAAGCTCACCAAGAAGTACCCTGCAGTCATCTCCAGCACTGCATTCATGGCCTTGATCAGCTCACTGCAAGCAGGGGCACTGGCAGTCACCACCCAAAGGCACCTCTCAGTTTGGCTGCTCCGAGGAAGCATACAGATTGCAACCGTTCTTTTCGCG GGAGTGGGAGTATCGGGGATAGGGTATGTGCTGATGACCTGGTGCATCGAGAAGAGAGGGCCGGTGTTCACTGCAGGCTTCTTGCCTCTCATTCAGATCATTGCTGGAGTCCTTGATCTCCTCGTCCTTCATGAACAGCTTTACGTGGGAAG TGTGGTAGGTGCTGCTCTTGTCATTGGAGGCCTCTATCTTCTGCTCTGGGGGAAGAGCAAGGAAGCATCGTCAGCTGCCATTTTATCAGAGAAAGGACTGGAAGAAGATAAGGAGACACAGGAAAATTTGTGA